DNA from Flavobacteriales bacterium:
CGCCCGATGACATGGAACGCTTCGTGGACGAGCTCGATGCCGCCATGCGGGCGTTGAACTCGGATTACGATGCCAAGCGCCGGGGCGACATGGCGCTGCGGCGGCCGGTGGCCCATCGGCTCGAGCGCGGCACGTTCCATGCATGGATGCGGCGGCGCGGCAGGCTGGGCGGGCAGAACAAGGTGCCCCGGCTCTGCAACGACCGCGCGCTCATCGAGTCCATCCTCTCGCCTGCGCACGCCTGATGCACCGGTTCCTGGCCCTGTTACTGCCGCTGCTTCCCGCCCTGCTTCCAGCGCAGGACGGGCCCGAAGGGTTCGTGATAGAGGGCCGTTTCGACGCCTTCACCACGGACGAGCTGGGCTATGTGTACGCACTGGCCGGCGACGAGCTGCGGCTCTTCGACCCCAAGGGCCGCTCGTGGCTGCGCAACAGCGTGAAGACGCTCGGGCGGATCGCATGCATCGATGCCTTCTACTCCCTGAAGCCGATGGTCTTCGCTCCGGAGCAGGGCCAGCTGGCCGTGCTGGACAATACGCTCGCGGTGCAGGGGAGCGTCATCAACCTGCCGCGCAGCGGATTCCCGCAGGTGGTGCTGGCGTGCATGAGCGTGCAGAACGGCTTCTGGTTCTTCGACCAGCGCGAGATGGCGCTGGTCCGCGTGGATGCCCAGCTGAGGCCCCTGGCCAATACAGGCCGCCTCGACCAACTGCTGGGGCGGACCCTGGCGCCCACGCGGATGCTCGAGCACGAGAGCCGGCTCTACGTCCTCGATCCGCAGGCGGGCATCCATGTGTTCGATCTGTTCGGCACCTTCATGCGCACCATTCCGGTGATGGGCGCCGAGAGCTTCTCCGTGCGCGGCTTCCATCTCCATTGGTTCGCCGACGGCATGCTGCACGAGTACGACATGCGGTCGTTCGCCGTGCGCGACATCCCCGTGCAAGGCGGCCTCGAGGGCCCGGTGCGCGATGCGCGGAGCGAGCGCGGGCTGCTGTACCTGCTCACGGATGCGGGCATCACGGTGCGCACGGTGCCCGATCAGCGTTGATGCGGAGCGAGTTTTCCACAACACCGCCCGCCACGCGCGGTGCGGGTATCTTCGCCATCGCTCGTTCTCAGCGCAGCGATCCACAAGCGCTCAACCCTCAACATCAACCAGCGAGATGCACATCGCCATCGCGGGCAACATCGGCTCAGGCAAGACCACCCTCACCCAGCTCCTCGCCAAGCACTACAAATGGGAGCAGCTGCAGGAGGCGGTGGACAACAACCCGTACCTCTTCGACTTCTACAAGGACATGCAGCGCTGGAGCTTCAACCTCCAGATCTTCTTCCTCAACAGCCGCTTCGAGCAGTTGCTGGAGATCCGCCGCACTGGCCGCAACGTCATCCAGGACCGCACCATCTACGAGGACGCCTACATCTTCGCCCCCAACCTGCACGCGATGGGGCTGATGACCACGCGCGATTTCGAGAACTACCACCGCCTCTTCCTGAACATGGAGAGCGCCATTCAGCCGCCTGACCTGCTCATCTACCTGCAGGCCCCGGTGGAGAAGCTGGTGAGGCAGATCGCAGAACGCGGCCGCGACTACGAGGCCTCCATCAGCATCGACTACCTCAAGCGGCTGAATGAGCGCTACGACGCCTGGATCGAGAAGTACGACAAGGGCAAGCTGCTGGTGGTCGATGTGGAGGACAATGCCTTCCATGCCGACCCGGAGCACTTGGGCCAGATCATCTCGCGGATCGATGCGGAGATCCATGGCCTCTTCCCGATGGAGAAGCCCGTGCGCAAGGACGAGGCGAAGCCCGCCAAAGCCGCAGTGAAGGTGGCTGCCAAGGGAGCGCCCGGCAAGAATGGGGCAAAGGCCCTCGCGAAGAAGCGCTGATCCCATCCGTCCGAAACGGGAGCGCCCCGGCCATGGCCGGGGCGCTCCCGTTGAATACTGTTCCGCGCCTAGCGCTCGCTCACGCGAAGGGCAGGGCCCTGGGTGGAGGGCTTGTCGAGGTAGAGCGGCTTGCTGGCGAATGGAGCATCGGCTCCATAGCCATTGGCCACCAGGCGATCCGATGCGATGCCTTTGGCGATGATGGCATTACGGAGCGCTTCGGCCTTGGTTTGCGCATCGGCGCCACCGGCTCCCAACTCGAGCTTCAGGGTGGGGTAGGCCTTGAGGATCTCGGCCGTATTGGTCACCTGGGCATCGGAAGCGGGGGTGAGCGCGGTGCCGGCATAACCCACCTCGTTGAAGGCGATCCAGGTGGTCTTGTCGGCGGGGATGGCGCGCATGATGAAGGTCATCAGGTCGTTCTCCATTCCGCCACTGGCGCCCTTCACCTCGAAGCCGGTGATCAGCTTGGTGCTGTAATCGGTGGCCCGGGCCTCCATGTGCCCGAGGGCCTCCCGGTCGGCGTCGGCGGCCTCCTGGGTCGCGCCCTCGGCATGGGCTGCAGCATGGCCGGCGGCAGGCGCGGCCTCCATCGCGGGCACCGCAGCGCCAGCCGCGTGATGGCCGGCCTCATTGATGTGCGGGGCGATGATAAGCGCTACGATCGAGGTGAGCTTGATGAGGATGTTCATCGAAGGACCGCTGGTGTCCTTGAAGGGATCGCCTACGGTGTCGCCGGTCACGGCTGCCTGGTGCGGGGGCGAGGGCTTGTCGCTCTTGTGCTTGTAGTACATCTGCCCGTCGATCTCCACGCCCTTCTCGAAGCTCTTCTTGGCATTGTCCCACGCGCCGCCCGCATTGTTCTGGAAGATGCCCATGAGCACCCCGCTCACGGTGATGCCCGCCAGCAGGCCGCCGAGCGCCTCAGGACCGAAGGCGAAGCCCACGATCACGGGGCTCAACAGGGCGAGCGCACCGGGCAGGATCATCTCGCGGATGGAAGCCTGCGTGCTGATGGCCACGCACTTCTCGTACTCGGGCTTGCCCTTGCCCTCCATGATGCCGGGGATTTCCTTGAACTGGCGGCGTACCTCGCGCACCATGTCCATGGCGGCCTTGCCAACGGCGCTGATGGCCATGCTGCTGAAGAGGAAGGGGATCATGCCGCCCACGAAGAGCATGGCCAGCACGTCGGCCTTGTAGATGTCGATGGCAGTGATGCCCGCCAGGCCCACGTAGGCCGCGAAGAGCGCAAGGGCGGTGAGTGCGGCGCTGGCGATGGCGAAGCCCTTGCCCGTGGCGGCGGTGGTGTTGCCCGTGGCGTCGAGGATGTCTGTGCGCTCACGCACCTCCTTGGGCAGACCGCTCATCTCAGCGATGCCGCCCGCGTTGTCGGCGATGGGGCCGAAGGCGTCGATGGCGAGCTGCATGGCCGTGGTGGCCATCATGCCCGCCGCGGCGATGGCCACGCCGTAGAGGCCGGCCAGCTGGAAGGACCCGAAGATGCCCGCCGCCAGCACGATGACCGGGAGGAAGGTGCTCTCCATGCCCACGGCGAGGCCGCCGATCACGTTGGTGGCATGGCCGGTGCCGCTCTTCTTCACGATGCTCATCACGGGCTTGCGGCCCATGGCGGTGTAGTACTCGGTGATGTAGCTCATCAGGAAGCCCACCACCAGGCCGAGGATGATGGCCCAGAACACGTTCATGCGGGCGATTTCCAGCACCACATCACCGCGCTGGAACGACATCGTCTCGGGAAGCATCCACCCGATGACGAAATAACTGGCCACGGCCGTGAGCAGGATGCTGCCGATGTTGCCCTTGTTGAGTGCGGCCATCACGCTGTCGGTGTCCTTGCTGATGCGCACGAAGAAGGTGCCGATGATGCTGAAGAGGATGCCGAGGCCCGCGATCACCATGGGCAGCAGGATCGGGGAGAGGCCGCCGAAGCTGTCACCGGTGGCGATCACCTCGCGGCCGAGCACCATGGTGCTGAGGATGGTGGCGACATAGCTGCCGAAGAGGTCGGCGCCCATGCCGGCCACGTCGCCCACGTTGTCGCCCACGTTGTCGGCCACGGTGGCGGGGTTGCGCGGATCATCCTCCGGGATGCCGGCCTCCACCTTGCCCACGAGGTCGGCGCCCACGTCGGCTGCTTTCGTGTAGATGCCACCGCCCACACGGGCGAAGAGCGCGATGCTCTCGGCGCCCAGCGAGAATCCGGCGAGCACCTCCAAGGCCTTCATCATCTCCTCGCCGTTCGGTGAGGCGCCATTGACGTACATCCGGTAGAACACGATGAACAGCACGCTCAGGCCCAGCACGGCCAGGCCGCTCACGCCAAGGCCCATCACGGTGCCGCCATTGAAGCTCACCTGCAGGCCCTTGGCCAGGCTGGTGCGGGCGGCCTGCGTGGTGCGCACGTTGGCTTTGGTGGCGATGCTCATGCCGATCCAGCCGGCGAAGGCGCTGAAGAAGGCGCCGATCAGGAAGGCCACGGCGATCACCCAGTCGCTGTGCTCCACCAGCGTACCGCTCCAGGCCAGCAGCACGGCGGCCAGCACAGCGAAGATCCCGAGCACCTTCCATTCGGCCTTCAGGAAGGCGCTGGCACCGCTGGCGATGTAGCCAGCCAGTTCCTTCATGTTGGCGTCGCCGGCATCCTGCTTGTTCACCCAGAGCGCCTTGGCGATCATCACTATCAGGCCCACCACGCCCAGCGCGGGGATGTAGTACATCAGTTCACTTCCCATGTGTCTCGTCGATTGTCTTGTATGCGCTTGTCAGTCAAGGTATTCGCCCATTCCGGCGAACGAGGGCGCGAATGTAGCCAAGCGGCCCGATCCAGGAAGCCCTCCTTTCCAAGGCGACGGCAGCGCCGATCCGAGGGTATGGGCCCGTGCCAGGCAATCAGCGCCTAACATTGCCCCATGACCGCCGCAGCCTTCCGCTGGTCGCTGGCCGGCTTGGCCGCTGTGGCGCTCTCGGGCGCCGGCCTTGATGTGATGGAGGTGGATGCCGCCCAGTACGCGGCCATGTCGCGCGATATGCTGGCGCAGGATGACTGGCTCAAGCTCTACCACCGCGGGCGCGACTACCTAGACAAGCCGCCATTGCTCTTCTGGCTCTCAGCGCTCTCCTTCAAGCTCTTCGGCGTGCACAATTGGAGCTACAAGCTCCCCAGCATACTCTTCGCATTCCTCGGCGTATTCAGCACGTACCGCTTCGCGCAGCTCTTCCACGGCGCGGCCATCGCACGCCGCGCCGCGGTCATGTTCGGTGCGAGCGCGGCCTTCCTGCTCATGACCAATGACGTGCGGTGCGATACGCTCCTCACCGGCTCGGTGGTCACGGCCATCTGGGCGGGCGCTACCTGGATGCAGCAGCGTCGTTGGTGGCAGCTGTTGGCGGCGGCTGCCGCGGTGGCGGCCGGCATGCTCGCCAAGGGCCCCATGGGTGCTGTGGCCCCCGTGGCCGCCTTGGGGGCCCACCTGGCCTTGGGCGGTCACTGGCGGGCTCTGCGCGACCTCCGATGGCTGGCCGCTCCGTTGCTCGTGGCCCTCGCCCTCATCCCGATGTGCATCGGCCTCTATGAGCAGCACGGTGTGCACGGCATCCGCTTCTATTTCTGGGAGCAGAGCTTCGGGCGCATCACGGGCGAGAACCGTTGGAGGGATGATAGCACGGTGCTCTTCTTCACCCATGAGCTGCTCTGGCAGGTGCTGCCGTGGACGCTGTTCGTGGTCGTCGGTCTTGGGCAGCATGTCATCGCCGCCTTCCGGCGCCAGCCTATGCCGGAGCATGCCGCCATGGGCGGCAGCCTGCTGGTATTCGCTGCGCTATCGCTGTCACAGTTCAAGCTACCGCATTACCTCTATGTCATCATGCCCTTGCTCGCGGTGCTCGGTGCCATCGGCTGGGACCATGCTGCGGCCCGATGGGCACGGTACGGGCAGGCCGCCGTGGTCTCGTTCTTGGCCGTGGCGCTCATCGCATTGACGGCATGGTGCTTCCCCACGCGCTGGTGGCCCATCATCCCGCTTGCACTTGCGCCCGGCGGCGTTTTGCTCTGTCGTGGTCTGGCGGCTCAGCATCGTGATCAGCTCTTCACCGGTACGGTATGGGTCTGGCTGGTCGCAGGCCTGGGGCTGAACACGCTGATCTACCCTGAGGTGCTGGGCTACCAGGCCAATGCCCGGGCAGGGCGGTGGGCGAAAGCGCAGGGGCTGGATGCCAACCGATTCTTTGTGCTGAACGCTGGCGGCACGGCACTCGACTTCTATGCGGGGTTCACCCCGGGAGGATTGGCTTCAGCCGAACAGGCCGCAGAGGTGGTCAATCCCGGATTCGCCATCTATACCGACGCTCAGGGCCTGAAGGAGCTGTCGGCAAGTGGGCTCGTGACGGATAGGGTGCTGGAATTCGAGGACTACCGCGTACAGCTCCTCTCCCTGGACTTCATCCTCCCAGGGACGCGGGCTGAGGCGACGGACCGTCGTTATGTGGTGGTGTATTGAGGTCTTCGCCTCCACCTGCCGGCGTTCATGATTTTTCGTGTTTCCGTGAACAGTCTTGGGCGGGGCGTGTTCTCCCCGCACTAACCCATACCCCATGAACTGGTTACCTACCCCTCGTTCACGGTTCCGTGTCATGACACGGGCCGTGCTGGGCGGCCTCTGGGCCGCCGCTGCGCTGTCCATGGCGCAGCCTTCCCTGGCCCAATCGGGCGGTGCATGCAGTGCGCAAGCCGGCACGCTCCGTGGCTTCAAGGCCACCGATTGCCTCCAGGATGGCGGTACCTACATCGGCGGCATCTCCATGGGCGACCAGGTTGTCCCGCCGGGCTTTCAGTCCATTTTCGTCCTTACCAAAGGCCCGGGCCTGGTGATCCAGGCGGTTGCCAACCAGCCCATATTCAATGTCTCCAGCACCGGACTTTACACCATTCATCGCCTGGTGTACGATCCCGCCACGCTCGACCTCTCCATCGTCCAGTTCGGTATCACCACCGGCTTCGATGTCAACGGCCTGCTCATCCAAGGCGGAGGCAGCATCTGCGCCAGCTTGGATGTCAATGGCACGAGCGTGCTCGTGGACAATCCGGATGCCGGCAGCCTGTCGGCGCTGAATCCGGCGCCCTGCCTGGAGGGGGGTGTCGCCATGCTCGATGCAACGGTTGCGGATGCCCCGTACGTGCCCGAGGGCTACTCCGTGGCCTACGTGCTCACGCAAGGTCCGGGCCTGGTCATCATCGGCGCAGGCGGTGAGCCCTCATTCCAGGTGAACGCACCGGGCAGCTACACCATCCACACCCTTGTGTACGACCCCACCACGCTGGATCTCGGCATCGTGCAGCCCGGTGTCACCTCCGGCTTCGATGTCAACAGCCTGCTCATTCAAGGCGGCGGTGCGATCTGCGCGGCGCTGGATGTCCCTGGCGCCTCCTTCCAAGTGGCCGATTGCCCTGCGCCTTGCACTGCCTTTGCCGGAACGCTTTCGGGCTTCAAGCCCACGGATTGCCTGCAGGAGGGCGGGACTGTCATTGGGGGCATCTCCAATGGAGACCACATCGTGCCTCCCGGCTATCAGTCGCTCTTCGTGCTTACCAAGGGGCCTGGCCTGGTGGTCCAGGCCGTTTCGGACCAGCCCGTTTTCACCGTCTCCAGCACCGGTCTCTATACCATCCACCGGCTGGTATACAATCCCGTCACGCTCGACCTTTCCATCGTTCAGTTCGGCGTCACCACCGGGTTCGATGTCAACGGTCTGCTCATCCAGGGCGGCGGCAGCATCTGTGCCAGCCTGGACGTCACCGGAACGAGCGTGCTGGTGGACAATCCGGATGCCGGTAGCCTCTCGGCTGTCAATGGCTCGGTTTGCTTGGAGGACGGCTCTGCCGTGCTCGCCGCCTCCGTGGAGAATGCGCCCGTTGCGCCTGCTGGCTATGCGGTGGCCTATGTCCTTACGCAGGGCACGGATCTGGTGATCGCGAATGCCGGCGCCGAGCCCTCGTTCGAGGTGACCGCTCCTGGGACCTATACGATTCACACGCTGGTCTACGATCCCGCGACGCTCGATCTGGGCATCGTCCAACCGGGCCTCACCACCGGGTTCGACGTCAACAGCCTGCTCATCCAGGGCGGAGGCACCATCTGCGCTGCCCTCGATGTGCCCGGTGCTGTTTTCGAAGTGAGCGCGTGTGAAGAGCCGTGCACGGCGGATGCCGGCACCCTTTCCGCCAACACCCTCGAGGACCTTTGCCTGGTGGAAGGAAGTGCGACCTTGAGCGCGACGCCCAATGGCGATATCGCGGTGCCTGCGGGCTACAGCGTGGTGTACGTGCTGACGAGCGGCGCCGAGCTGACGATCGTGGGCGCGGGCGCTTCGCCGGAGTTCACGGTGGATGCCGAGGGCCTCTACACGATCCACACGCTGGTGT
Protein-coding regions in this window:
- a CDS encoding sodium-translocating pyrophosphatase produces the protein MGSELMYYIPALGVVGLIVMIAKALWVNKQDAGDANMKELAGYIASGASAFLKAEWKVLGIFAVLAAVLLAWSGTLVEHSDWVIAVAFLIGAFFSAFAGWIGMSIATKANVRTTQAARTSLAKGLQVSFNGGTVMGLGVSGLAVLGLSVLFIVFYRMYVNGASPNGEEMMKALEVLAGFSLGAESIALFARVGGGIYTKAADVGADLVGKVEAGIPEDDPRNPATVADNVGDNVGDVAGMGADLFGSYVATILSTMVLGREVIATGDSFGGLSPILLPMVIAGLGILFSIIGTFFVRISKDTDSVMAALNKGNIGSILLTAVASYFVIGWMLPETMSFQRGDVVLEIARMNVFWAIILGLVVGFLMSYITEYYTAMGRKPVMSIVKKSGTGHATNVIGGLAVGMESTFLPVIVLAAGIFGSFQLAGLYGVAIAAAGMMATTAMQLAIDAFGPIADNAGGIAEMSGLPKEVRERTDILDATGNTTAATGKGFAIASAALTALALFAAYVGLAGITAIDIYKADVLAMLFVGGMIPFLFSSMAISAVGKAAMDMVREVRRQFKEIPGIMEGKGKPEYEKCVAISTQASIREMILPGALALLSPVIVGFAFGPEALGGLLAGITVSGVLMGIFQNNAGGAWDNAKKSFEKGVEIDGQMYYKHKSDKPSPPHQAAVTGDTVGDPFKDTSGPSMNILIKLTSIVALIIAPHINEAGHHAAGAAVPAMEAAPAAGHAAAHAEGATQEAADADREALGHMEARATDYSTKLITGFEVKGASGGMENDLMTFIMRAIPADKTTWIAFNEVGYAGTALTPASDAQVTNTAEILKAYPTLKLELGAGGADAQTKAEALRNAIIAKGIASDRLVANGYGADAPFASKPLYLDKPSTQGPALRVSER
- a CDS encoding glycosyltransferase family 39 protein, producing the protein MTAAAFRWSLAGLAAVALSGAGLDVMEVDAAQYAAMSRDMLAQDDWLKLYHRGRDYLDKPPLLFWLSALSFKLFGVHNWSYKLPSILFAFLGVFSTYRFAQLFHGAAIARRAAVMFGASAAFLLMTNDVRCDTLLTGSVVTAIWAGATWMQQRRWWQLLAAAAAVAAGMLAKGPMGAVAPVAALGAHLALGGHWRALRDLRWLAAPLLVALALIPMCIGLYEQHGVHGIRFYFWEQSFGRITGENRWRDDSTVLFFTHELLWQVLPWTLFVVVGLGQHVIAAFRRQPMPEHAAMGGSLLVFAALSLSQFKLPHYLYVIMPLLAVLGAIGWDHAAARWARYGQAAVVSFLAVALIALTAWCFPTRWWPIIPLALAPGGVLLCRGLAAQHRDQLFTGTVWVWLVAGLGLNTLIYPEVLGYQANARAGRWAKAQGLDANRFFVLNAGGTALDFYAGFTPGGLASAEQAAEVVNPGFAIYTDAQGLKELSASGLVTDRVLEFEDYRVQLLSLDFILPGTRAEATDRRYVVVY
- a CDS encoding T9SS type A sorting domain-containing protein, with amino-acid sequence MTRAVLGGLWAAAALSMAQPSLAQSGGACSAQAGTLRGFKATDCLQDGGTYIGGISMGDQVVPPGFQSIFVLTKGPGLVIQAVANQPIFNVSSTGLYTIHRLVYDPATLDLSIVQFGITTGFDVNGLLIQGGGSICASLDVNGTSVLVDNPDAGSLSALNPAPCLEGGVAMLDATVADAPYVPEGYSVAYVLTQGPGLVIIGAGGEPSFQVNAPGSYTIHTLVYDPTTLDLGIVQPGVTSGFDVNSLLIQGGGAICAALDVPGASFQVADCPAPCTAFAGTLSGFKPTDCLQEGGTVIGGISNGDHIVPPGYQSLFVLTKGPGLVVQAVSDQPVFTVSSTGLYTIHRLVYNPVTLDLSIVQFGVTTGFDVNGLLIQGGGSICASLDVTGTSVLVDNPDAGSLSAVNGSVCLEDGSAVLAASVENAPVAPAGYAVAYVLTQGTDLVIANAGAEPSFEVTAPGTYTIHTLVYDPATLDLGIVQPGLTTGFDVNSLLIQGGGTICAALDVPGAVFEVSACEEPCTADAGTLSANTLEDLCLVEGSATLSATPNGDIAVPAGYSVVYVLTSGAELTIVGAGASPEFTVDAEGLYTIHTLVYDPATLDLGIVELGVTTGVDVLNAVVANGLCASLDVAGAAFNVVACAEPCTADAGTLTANKSACLDGTLTLSATPNGDIAVPAGYSVVYVLTSGAELTIVGAGASPEFTVDAEGLYTIHTLVYDPATLDLGIVELGVTTGVDVLNAVVANGLCASLDVAGAAFNVVACAEPCTADAGTLTANKSACLDGTLTLSATPNGDIAVPAGYSVVYVLTSGAELTIVGAGASPEFTVDAEGLYTIHTLVYDPATLDLGIVEVGVTTGVDVLNAVVANGLCASLDVAGAAFNVVACAEPCTADAGTLTANKAGCLDGTLTLSATPNGDIAVPAGYSVVYVLTSGAELTIVGAGASPEFTVDAEGLYTIHTLVYDPATLDLGIVEVGVTTGVDVLNAVVANGLCASLDVAGAAFNVVACAGQNEGFSLTAWPSPANDIVRVTVRNPMVRAEMGIYTLQGELVIPVRALAKGEQTIAVDVQELPVGTYVVRVIGGDQVATQRIMRME